A genomic region of uncultured Paludibaculum sp. contains the following coding sequences:
- the larA gene encoding nickel-dependent lactate racemase produces the protein MRTDFAFGKTGLSVDLPDGPHYRVLETRWAQASDDEAALLEAALDQPIGCLPLRELARGKRSAAISVCDITRPAPNRRTLPPLLRRLEEAGIPRNRTTILIATGLHRQATASEIVEILGPEIAAAYPVVNHNARELADHGELGTTKSGTPVFIDRRYLEADLHITLGFIEQHLMAGFSGGRKLIAPGLAYQETIKNLHSPRFMRDVRAVEGSIEENPLHQELLEIARMAGHDFVFDVVLSEGRRIAAAFAGEPRQAHAEGVAFVRRETTQWIPQTVDAAITSAAGYPLDLTFYQCVKGVTAASHIVKPGGIILLMGACDEGSGAHEFSRLMKEFPDPQRFLETISRTPVTIDQWQLEKLAMVVASHRIWWYTPGLSPDYHSSVWGRVFPSAAEALEALRAEMGAGAEIAVIPEGPYVFARPRTHQGELAAV, from the coding sequence ATGCGAACGGATTTTGCCTTCGGCAAGACGGGGCTCAGTGTCGACCTCCCGGACGGCCCTCACTACCGTGTGTTGGAGACCCGCTGGGCGCAGGCATCGGACGATGAGGCGGCGTTGCTCGAAGCGGCCCTCGACCAACCAATTGGATGTCTTCCGCTGCGGGAACTGGCGCGGGGGAAGCGCAGCGCGGCCATTTCGGTCTGTGATATCACGCGACCCGCTCCCAACCGGCGGACGCTGCCTCCGCTCCTGCGGCGGTTGGAGGAAGCCGGGATCCCAAGGAATAGAACCACCATTCTGATCGCGACCGGCCTCCACCGGCAGGCCACTGCATCAGAGATCGTCGAGATCCTCGGACCTGAAATCGCCGCCGCGTACCCAGTCGTGAATCACAACGCGCGCGAACTCGCGGACCACGGCGAGTTGGGCACGACGAAGTCCGGCACGCCAGTCTTCATCGACCGGCGCTACCTGGAGGCCGACCTCCACATCACGCTCGGCTTCATCGAACAGCATCTGATGGCCGGATTCTCCGGCGGCCGGAAGTTGATTGCCCCGGGCCTGGCCTACCAGGAAACCATCAAGAATCTGCACAGTCCGCGGTTCATGCGGGACGTCCGAGCCGTCGAGGGGTCGATCGAGGAGAACCCGTTGCACCAGGAACTTCTGGAAATCGCCCGGATGGCCGGTCATGATTTCGTGTTCGACGTCGTGCTTTCCGAAGGGCGGCGGATTGCCGCCGCCTTCGCCGGGGAGCCGCGTCAAGCCCATGCCGAGGGCGTCGCCTTTGTGCGGCGAGAGACGACCCAATGGATCCCTCAGACGGTGGACGCGGCCATCACCTCGGCGGCCGGGTATCCGCTGGATTTGACCTTTTACCAATGCGTGAAAGGGGTGACGGCAGCTTCTCATATCGTTAAGCCAGGCGGGATTATCCTACTGATGGGGGCGTGCGATGAAGGCAGCGGCGCCCACGAATTCTCCCGCCTAATGAAAGAGTTCCCGGACCCACAGAGGTTTCTCGAAACAATTTCCCGTACTCCTGTGACTATCGACCAATGGCAATTGGAGAAGCTAGCCATGGTGGTAGCATCGCATCGGATCTGGTGGTATACCCCCGGACTATCGCCTGATTATCATTCCTCAGTCTGGGGCAGGGTCTTTCCTAGCGCGGCGGAGGCGCTGGAAGCATTGCGGGCGGAAATGGGCGCCGGGGCCGAGATCGCGGTCATTCCGGAAGGGCCTTACGTGTTTGCCCGGCCGCGAACGCACCAGGGAGAACTGGCGGCGGTTTGA
- a CDS encoding 30S ribosomal protein S1, whose protein sequence is MTSNQDDRPAEMPAGGEESYEQLLDDYSHLAPPAEGEVLMGHVLQITPQGVIVDVGLKQEGCVPLEQVSTPDGQIVVQPGDTIEVMVDRRREMEGYIALSHERASRIRAWDTLEKAFRESLMMSGRVLGRVKGGLSVDVGVVAFMPSTQVDVRPMHNLDAFIGQDIVVKVVKLNRRRNNVVVSRKAAMEDELTVRKTSLLDHIHEGDLVTGVVKNLTDYGAFVDLGGIDGLLHVSDMSHGRVAHPSSVLQVGQEITVKVLKFDNEKERISLGLKQVQPDPWETIHDRYAEGMKVVGRVVSVTDYGSFVELEPGVEGLIHISEMTWSRRMKHPSKVVRVGDNVESVVLEVKPKERRISLGIKQLEPDPWTTVDTRYAIGSVVEGRVRKLSDFGAFIEIEEGIDGLVHISDLSWTKRVQHPSELLKKGQVVQAVILNIDSGNRRLSLGIKQLQPDAWETFFQSHVVGDIVKGKPSRAVNFGVFVELAPGVEGLCHNTEIPPELREQNPPLPLNEELSFKVIKMNEAEKRIGLTVVSQEAEQERQRLEDYQRQATEATHQIEEALTSAEPEAEAPAESEPTADGGGEPQE, encoded by the coding sequence ATGACCAGCAACCAGGACGACCGCCCGGCCGAGATGCCTGCCGGCGGCGAGGAAAGTTACGAGCAGCTGCTCGACGATTACAGCCATCTCGCTCCGCCCGCCGAGGGTGAGGTGCTGATGGGGCATGTCCTGCAGATTACCCCGCAGGGCGTGATCGTCGACGTCGGCTTGAAGCAGGAGGGGTGCGTCCCCCTGGAGCAGGTTTCCACACCCGACGGCCAGATAGTGGTTCAGCCCGGCGACACCATTGAAGTCATGGTGGACCGCCGCCGCGAGATGGAGGGCTACATCGCCCTCTCGCACGAGCGGGCGAGCCGGATTCGGGCCTGGGACACACTGGAAAAGGCGTTCAGAGAAAGCCTCATGATGTCCGGCCGGGTGCTGGGCCGGGTGAAGGGCGGGCTGAGCGTAGACGTTGGTGTAGTGGCCTTTATGCCCAGCACGCAGGTGGATGTGCGTCCCATGCACAACCTGGATGCGTTCATCGGCCAGGACATTGTCGTCAAGGTCGTGAAGCTGAACCGCCGGCGCAACAATGTGGTGGTTTCGCGCAAAGCGGCGATGGAAGACGAACTCACCGTCCGCAAGACTTCGCTGCTTGACCACATCCATGAAGGCGACCTCGTCACCGGGGTCGTGAAAAATCTCACGGACTATGGCGCTTTTGTCGACCTGGGTGGGATTGATGGGCTGCTGCACGTCAGCGACATGTCACATGGCCGTGTGGCGCATCCATCCAGTGTCCTGCAGGTGGGCCAGGAGATCACCGTAAAGGTCCTGAAATTCGACAACGAGAAGGAACGCATCTCGCTCGGTCTGAAGCAGGTGCAGCCCGACCCGTGGGAGACCATTCACGACCGCTACGCCGAAGGCATGAAGGTAGTCGGCCGAGTCGTGAGCGTCACGGACTACGGTTCGTTCGTAGAGTTGGAACCCGGCGTGGAAGGGTTGATCCACATCTCCGAGATGACGTGGTCGAGGCGCATGAAGCACCCGTCCAAGGTTGTTCGCGTGGGCGACAACGTCGAAAGCGTCGTCCTGGAAGTGAAGCCCAAGGAACGCCGCATTTCGCTAGGCATCAAGCAACTCGAGCCGGATCCGTGGACGACTGTGGACACACGCTATGCGATTGGCAGCGTGGTGGAAGGGCGTGTCAGGAAGTTATCTGACTTCGGCGCGTTCATCGAGATTGAGGAAGGCATCGACGGGCTGGTTCACATCTCGGACTTGTCCTGGACGAAGCGCGTCCAGCACCCCTCTGAGCTGCTGAAGAAGGGGCAGGTGGTGCAGGCCGTGATCCTGAACATCGATTCCGGGAACCGGCGCCTCTCATTGGGAATTAAGCAGTTGCAGCCAGATGCGTGGGAAACGTTCTTTCAATCTCACGTGGTTGGCGATATCGTGAAAGGTAAGCCTTCGCGCGCCGTCAACTTCGGAGTGTTCGTCGAACTGGCCCCGGGCGTGGAAGGACTTTGCCACAATACAGAGATTCCCCCCGAATTGCGGGAACAGAATCCGCCTCTGCCGTTGAACGAGGAACTCAGCTTCAAAGTCATCAAGATGAACGAGGCAGAGAAGCGGATTGGGTTGACTGTGGTCAGTCAGGAGGCGGAGCAGGAACGTCAGCGGCTGGAAGACTACCAACGGCAGGCGACTGAGGCGACGCACCAGATTGAAGAGGCCCTCACTTCGGCGGAGCCGGAAGCTGAGGCTCCGGCAGAGTCGGAGCCGACGGCGGACGGCGGCGGCGAACCACAGGAATAG
- a CDS encoding HU family DNA-binding protein: MTKADLIEEVSRVVEFTRKESEVIVEAIFDSVVKALRDGDKIEIRGFGSFRTRQRQSRVGRNPKTGARVDVPAKRIPYFKPSKELKDLVNDEGAEAPASTPAPEL; the protein is encoded by the coding sequence ATGACGAAAGCGGATCTCATTGAAGAAGTTTCCAGGGTGGTGGAATTCACCCGCAAGGAATCAGAAGTAATTGTCGAAGCGATCTTCGACAGCGTTGTGAAGGCTCTGCGCGACGGCGACAAGATCGAGATCCGGGGATTTGGCAGTTTTCGTACGCGTCAACGCCAGTCGCGGGTCGGCCGCAATCCCAAAACCGGTGCTCGGGTGGATGTGCCGGCGAAGCGGATTCCCTACTTCAAGCCGAGCAAAGAGCTGAAGGACCTGGTCAATGACGAGGGCGCGGAAGCGCCAGCGTCCACGCCGGCGCCCGAACTCTAG
- a CDS encoding HIT domain-containing protein: protein MSKASQSDACIFCAKVNEQRDEENLILHRGQHNFVLLNLYPYTTGHLMVVPYAHIASLEDLPEETSAELMILTKESVRHLRAVYRPQGLNAGMNLGECAGAGVAGHLHMHVLPRWTGDANFMTTIGETRIMPEELPETWRRLSAAFRGE, encoded by the coding sequence GTGAGCAAGGCCTCTCAATCCGATGCTTGCATCTTCTGTGCGAAGGTGAACGAGCAGCGTGATGAAGAGAATCTGATCCTTCACCGGGGGCAACACAACTTTGTCCTGCTGAACCTGTACCCCTACACAACGGGCCACCTGATGGTCGTCCCCTATGCCCACATCGCCAGCCTGGAGGATCTGCCCGAAGAGACGTCGGCGGAACTGATGATCCTGACAAAGGAATCAGTGCGTCACTTGCGGGCGGTCTACCGGCCACAGGGGCTCAACGCGGGTATGAACCTGGGAGAATGCGCCGGTGCCGGCGTCGCCGGCCACCTACACATGCACGTTTTGCCGCGCTGGACGGGCGATGCGAACTTCATGACGACTATCGGGGAAACCCGCATCATGCCGGAAGAGCTGCCCGAGACGTGGCGTAGACTATCGGCGGCGTTCCGGGGGGAATAG
- a CDS encoding DUF1848 domain-containing protein, whose translation MIISASYRTDIPAFYSDWLFHRLGAGYCRVKNPYSGRPIRVDLRRQSVTGFVFWTRNFGPCLERLAELRAFGRPYTVQFTITNYPRSLEAAVIDPRKAVEQIRRLNSEVHPKCPVWRYDPVVFTDATDLDFHRRNFETLAGSLEGAVDEVTVSFATIYRKSERNLDAAAERHGFFWSDPDHSVKTALLEEFSAMAASHGMTLTICTQPQFLSSHVEEARCVDARRLGEIAGERVDVPLKGNRPGCACHESRDIGAYDTCPHGCVYCYAVRRRDMALARYKAHDPTADALVPLDPEQPALLPLLE comes from the coding sequence ATGATCATCTCCGCCAGCTATCGCACAGACATCCCAGCCTTCTACAGCGACTGGCTGTTCCATCGGTTGGGAGCCGGGTACTGCCGGGTAAAGAATCCTTATTCGGGCCGCCCCATCCGCGTCGACCTTCGCCGCCAAAGTGTGACCGGCTTTGTGTTCTGGACTCGAAACTTCGGGCCGTGCCTGGAAAGGCTGGCGGAGTTGCGCGCTTTCGGTCGACCCTACACCGTCCAGTTCACCATCACGAACTACCCCAGATCGCTGGAAGCGGCGGTGATCGACCCACGAAAAGCGGTGGAGCAGATCCGCCGCCTCAACTCCGAGGTTCATCCGAAGTGCCCGGTCTGGCGGTACGACCCGGTGGTGTTCACCGATGCCACCGACCTCGATTTCCACAGAAGGAACTTCGAGACACTCGCCGGCTCCCTGGAAGGAGCAGTGGACGAGGTAACCGTCAGCTTCGCGACTATCTACCGGAAAAGCGAGCGCAATCTAGACGCGGCAGCGGAGCGGCATGGGTTTTTTTGGTCCGATCCGGACCATTCCGTGAAGACCGCCCTGCTGGAAGAGTTCTCCGCCATGGCAGCCTCTCACGGGATGACGTTGACGATCTGTACGCAGCCGCAGTTTTTGTCCAGCCATGTGGAGGAAGCGCGGTGCGTGGATGCCCGAAGACTGGGCGAGATCGCCGGCGAGCGGGTTGACGTGCCGCTGAAAGGCAACCGGCCGGGCTGCGCGTGCCATGAATCCAGAGACATTGGGGCCTATGACACCTGTCCTCATGGGTGCGTTTACTGCTATGCGGTGCGCCGACGGGACATGGCGCTGGCCCGGTACAAAGCGCATGACCCGACGGCGGACGCACTGGTTCCGCTAGACCCCGAACAGCCCGCACTGCTGCCGCTGCTGGAGTAG
- a CDS encoding inorganic diphosphatase, protein MSTKLYDLDPGPETPELVRMIVEIPKNSANKVEYDGVLGLFRLDRTLYSPMHYPGDYGFIPGTLAEDGDPLDVLTLVNEPSFTGCLIEVRPVGVLDMIDREEQDQKIIAVPTRNPRYDQIHTMDQVFPHVRRELEHFFSIYKELEGRVATTHGWGGPREARRCIVEARQRYLDAHTAPEPIAEGI, encoded by the coding sequence GTGTCAACTAAGCTCTACGACCTCGATCCTGGTCCGGAAACGCCCGAACTGGTCCGAATGATCGTCGAGATCCCGAAGAACTCCGCCAACAAGGTGGAGTATGACGGCGTTCTCGGGCTGTTCCGCCTGGACCGGACCCTCTATTCCCCCATGCACTACCCCGGCGATTACGGGTTCATCCCCGGAACCCTGGCCGAGGATGGTGATCCCCTGGACGTCCTGACGCTGGTGAACGAGCCCAGTTTCACCGGCTGTTTGATCGAGGTTCGGCCGGTCGGCGTGCTGGATATGATCGACCGCGAGGAACAGGACCAGAAGATCATCGCCGTACCAACCAGGAACCCACGCTACGATCAGATCCATACAATGGACCAAGTCTTCCCGCACGTCCGCCGGGAGCTTGAGCACTTCTTTAGTATTTACAAGGAGTTAGAGGGAAGGGTGGCGACTACTCACGGCTGGGGCGGCCCGCGCGAGGCACGCCGCTGTATCGTCGAGGCCCGCCAGCGCTATCTCGATGCCCACACGGCGCCTGAGCCGATTGCCGAAGGCATCTAG
- the rsmH gene encoding 16S rRNA (cytosine(1402)-N(4))-methyltransferase RsmH: protein MGHYPVMLGESLQFLAIRPEGTYADLTCGLGGHSGAIARLLTTGRLISLDRDEESLELAKKNCEDCLDRITFRHSAFSQLRETLRSLGIETVDGILADLGVSRMQLTSPDRGFTFMQAAPLDMRMDRQQEITAADVLNGSSERELAQLFMTLGEERRHPAERISRALVRARPIRDTGQLADIVQSVVPRSGKLHPATRVFQALRMAVNDEPGELDAMLEQAPACLASGGRWVVIAFQSIDDRKVKTVFRDLGRQSRARILTKHVVRPSDEETRKNPASRSAVLRALEAI, encoded by the coding sequence ATGGGACATTATCCAGTCATGCTCGGCGAATCGCTGCAGTTTCTGGCGATACGGCCGGAGGGAACCTATGCGGATCTCACATGCGGGTTGGGCGGGCATTCGGGGGCCATCGCGCGGCTGCTGACCACGGGCAGGCTGATTTCGCTGGATCGCGACGAGGAGTCGCTGGAGCTGGCGAAGAAGAATTGCGAAGACTGTCTGGACCGGATCACGTTCCGGCACAGCGCGTTCTCTCAACTGAGGGAGACACTGCGTTCGCTGGGCATCGAGACGGTGGACGGGATTCTGGCGGATCTTGGCGTAAGCCGCATGCAGCTGACCTCCCCGGACAGGGGCTTCACGTTCATGCAGGCGGCGCCTCTGGATATGCGGATGGACCGGCAGCAGGAGATCACGGCCGCCGATGTGCTGAACGGGTCGTCCGAACGAGAACTAGCTCAGCTGTTCATGACGCTGGGCGAAGAAAGGAGGCATCCGGCAGAGAGAATTTCCAGAGCACTGGTCCGGGCGCGGCCGATTCGGGACACCGGCCAGTTGGCGGATATCGTTCAATCGGTCGTGCCGCGGTCCGGAAAGCTACATCCGGCCACGCGGGTGTTTCAGGCGCTCCGGATGGCGGTGAACGACGAACCGGGTGAGTTGGACGCGATGTTGGAGCAGGCGCCGGCCTGCCTGGCGTCCGGTGGGCGTTGGGTGGTAATTGCCTTTCAATCGATTGATGACCGGAAGGTAAAGACTGTTTTTCGGGATCTTGGCCGACAGAGCCGGGCCCGAATCCTGACCAAGCACGTGGTCAGGCCGAGTGACGAAGAGACGAGAAAGAATCCAGCTTCGCGGAGCGCCGTGCTCCGGGCACTGGAAGCGATCTAG
- a CDS encoding penicillin-binding protein, which translates to MEIPVGDKASKRVILVGRIVFIWSIAIAGRLGYLQVYKHDDFVKAARAQHQHKIRIPADRGEILDRRGIPLAISVRTESVVVNPQRVADPQFFSAILAPALDLDSKELASKIAEYQDRATSKGRSRGFLMIKRHLSEEEKYRLQPLKRTLPIEILPDHMREYPNGLTGAHVIGSLDSEGNGNAGLEQKLNTEMQGKPGKMMVLTGSRQDSYVSWVSEESVQGTNLTLSIDRVIQHDAEAFLEQGVKEGSAASGTVIVMDPQTGEVLALANYPTFDPRHEQPTPEEAEARHKNIAVQIPCEPGSVMKMITVTMGIDSGRFTPQSPIFCENGSFARPGRRAIHDLHRMGQMDVAGVLIKSSNIGVAKISIASGPKTLYDYLKRFGIGDRTGIELPAESRGLLRHLEPRDAKDKWIWTPSSHEYIAFGHEVGATALQLARAVSVIANGGLLVHPHLILKKTRATDDGRVENVPLDIKPPVRVIRAETAFTIRRIMESVVEEGTGRRAAVPGYSSGGKTGSAEIFENGAWERNRHNSSFIGFAPVTNPKIVVVVTLNRTPKQGGIAAAPVFSKVSETALRVLQVPKDRPESDVQPKQPTPAETDELPENRMAKAEALKKEKEAKEELERQAKLDGQEPEKTPYSPLLVGPQVPDFRGMPVVAVLRVSATKGLPVEIVGRGKARVQKPAPGSILAAGERIQVEFSAAQ; encoded by the coding sequence ATGGAGATTCCGGTAGGCGACAAAGCGTCCAAACGCGTCATCCTGGTTGGCCGCATTGTATTCATCTGGTCGATTGCGATCGCGGGACGCCTTGGCTACCTGCAGGTGTATAAGCACGACGACTTCGTGAAGGCGGCCAGGGCGCAACACCAACACAAGATCAGGATCCCCGCGGATCGCGGCGAGATCCTCGACCGGCGGGGCATCCCACTGGCGATCAGTGTCCGGACGGAATCAGTAGTCGTGAATCCACAGCGCGTCGCCGACCCCCAGTTCTTCAGCGCCATCCTGGCGCCGGCACTGGACCTGGATTCCAAGGAACTGGCCAGCAAAATCGCCGAATATCAAGACCGGGCCACCAGCAAAGGGCGTAGCCGGGGCTTCCTGATGATCAAGCGGCACCTGTCGGAAGAGGAAAAGTACCGCCTGCAGCCGCTGAAGCGCACATTACCCATCGAGATCCTGCCAGACCACATGCGGGAATACCCCAATGGCCTCACGGGTGCCCACGTCATCGGCAGCCTGGATTCCGAAGGGAACGGGAACGCCGGCCTGGAACAGAAACTGAACACGGAAATGCAGGGCAAGCCCGGCAAGATGATGGTGTTGACCGGCTCGCGGCAGGACAGCTATGTGAGTTGGGTGAGTGAAGAGAGCGTGCAGGGCACGAACCTCACACTCTCCATCGACCGCGTCATCCAGCACGACGCGGAAGCATTCCTGGAACAGGGCGTGAAAGAGGGATCGGCGGCGAGTGGCACTGTCATCGTCATGGATCCGCAGACCGGCGAAGTGCTGGCGCTGGCCAACTATCCGACCTTCGACCCACGGCATGAGCAGCCAACGCCCGAAGAGGCGGAGGCGCGCCACAAGAATATCGCGGTGCAGATTCCCTGCGAACCGGGCAGCGTGATGAAGATGATCACGGTGACCATGGGCATCGATTCCGGCCGGTTCACTCCACAGTCGCCGATCTTCTGCGAAAACGGTTCATTCGCGCGGCCCGGCCGGCGGGCGATCCACGACCTGCACAGGATGGGTCAGATGGACGTCGCCGGCGTTCTGATCAAGAGTTCCAACATCGGGGTCGCCAAGATCTCGATTGCTTCCGGGCCCAAGACGCTCTACGACTACCTGAAGCGCTTTGGCATAGGCGACAGAACCGGCATCGAGTTGCCGGCCGAGTCGCGCGGCCTGCTGCGCCACCTGGAGCCCAGGGATGCCAAGGACAAGTGGATCTGGACACCATCCTCACATGAGTACATAGCATTCGGTCACGAAGTAGGCGCCACTGCGCTTCAGCTCGCGCGTGCGGTCTCAGTGATCGCCAACGGCGGCCTACTGGTGCATCCGCATCTCATCCTGAAGAAGACGCGGGCCACTGACGATGGCCGCGTGGAGAATGTGCCGCTAGACATCAAGCCACCGGTGCGGGTGATCCGGGCAGAGACTGCCTTTACAATCCGCCGCATCATGGAGAGTGTTGTGGAAGAGGGTACCGGCCGCCGAGCCGCGGTGCCAGGCTACTCTTCCGGCGGCAAGACCGGCTCCGCTGAGATCTTCGAGAACGGTGCATGGGAAAGGAACCGGCACAACTCGTCGTTCATCGGATTCGCGCCCGTCACCAACCCGAAGATCGTCGTGGTCGTGACATTGAACCGTACGCCCAAGCAGGGCGGCATCGCCGCTGCGCCTGTCTTCTCAAAGGTCTCGGAGACGGCATTGCGCGTCCTGCAGGTCCCAAAGGACCGGCCTGAGTCCGATGTCCAGCCCAAACAGCCGACGCCGGCCGAGACGGATGAACTGCCGGAAAACAGGATGGCCAAGGCCGAGGCGTTGAAGAAAGAGAAAGAAGCGAAGGAAGAACTGGAGCGGCAGGCAAAGCTGGACGGCCAGGAGCCGGAGAAGACCCCGTATTCTCCCTTGCTGGTCGGGCCGCAAGTGCCCGATTTTCGGGGCATGCCGGTGGTCGCGGTCCTGAGAGTTTCGGCCACCAAGGGCCTGCCGGTGGAGATCGTGGGGCGAGGGAAGGCGCGGGTGCAGAAGCCCGCTCCAGGCTCCATTCTCGCTGCCGGAGAGCGAATTCAAGTGGAGTTTTCAGCGGCACAATGA
- a CDS encoding UDP-N-acetylmuramoyl-L-alanyl-D-glutamate--2,6-diaminopimelate ligase: MRLADLLEGVPVRSALPPGADTLDVSGLDYDSRRVKPGFLFFAFPGAKADGRAFAVRALEAGAVGVVSEVAPPDGFAGLWIEVEHGRAALAAMSRRFYGAPDENLAVVGVTGTNGKTTTVFCVDAMLRHCGRITGMVGTILYRVAGEERPAVNTTPDSLDLMRLMAEVRDAGGSNFTFEVSSHALALRRVAGLTFHTVLFTNLTRDHLDFHGTMEEYFAAKSLLFQGAGGPPPKYAVINADDAWGKQITLPAETKRLTYGLKNSADLRAENIDAGFHGLRFDVRYPGGKQHIESKLCGLINVYNLLGAFGAGLSLGLTATEIAAGLESCKAVPGRFERVDAGQPFLVVVDYAHTDDALRNTIATARALNPKRVITLFGCGGDRDRAKRPLMGQAAAELSDYVVVTSDNPRSEDPLTIINDAMVGVRRFDTRNVVEPDREKAIRLAIQEAHAGDIVLLAGKGHETYQVLRDRTIDFDDRVAARRVLESYGYAVKPEAHR, from the coding sequence ATGAGACTCGCCGATCTGCTTGAAGGTGTTCCAGTACGCTCCGCCCTGCCTCCGGGCGCGGATACTCTCGATGTGTCTGGACTCGACTACGACTCGCGCCGGGTGAAGCCCGGATTCCTGTTTTTCGCATTCCCGGGGGCAAAGGCGGATGGCCGCGCGTTCGCCGTGCGGGCACTGGAAGCAGGTGCGGTGGGTGTCGTTTCGGAAGTGGCTCCGCCGGACGGGTTCGCGGGTCTCTGGATCGAAGTCGAGCACGGGCGAGCCGCGTTGGCAGCCATGAGCCGGCGCTTTTACGGAGCACCGGATGAGAATCTCGCGGTAGTCGGCGTCACCGGTACGAATGGCAAGACGACGACGGTCTTCTGTGTCGATGCAATGCTGCGGCACTGCGGCCGGATCACAGGCATGGTGGGCACCATCCTGTACCGGGTCGCGGGCGAGGAACGTCCGGCCGTCAACACGACCCCGGACTCCCTGGACCTCATGCGCCTGATGGCAGAGGTGCGGGACGCGGGCGGATCGAACTTCACATTCGAGGTTTCGTCGCACGCGCTGGCTTTGCGGAGAGTGGCCGGACTGACGTTCCACACCGTGTTGTTCACCAATCTCACGCGGGATCACTTGGACTTCCATGGAACGATGGAGGAGTACTTCGCGGCCAAGAGCTTGCTGTTCCAGGGCGCCGGCGGGCCGCCCCCAAAGTACGCGGTGATCAACGCGGACGACGCCTGGGGTAAACAGATCACGCTGCCGGCGGAGACCAAGCGGCTCACCTACGGACTGAAGAATAGCGCGGACCTCCGAGCGGAGAACATCGACGCCGGCTTCCACGGCCTACGCTTCGATGTCCGCTATCCAGGCGGCAAGCAGCACATCGAGTCGAAGTTGTGCGGGCTGATCAATGTCTACAACTTATTGGGCGCGTTCGGGGCTGGATTGAGCCTGGGCCTGACGGCCACGGAGATCGCGGCGGGTCTGGAATCGTGCAAGGCCGTGCCGGGACGCTTCGAGCGCGTGGATGCGGGCCAGCCTTTCCTGGTGGTGGTGGACTATGCGCACACCGACGACGCGTTGCGGAACACCATTGCGACAGCGCGGGCACTGAATCCCAAGAGAGTGATCACCCTGTTCGGATGTGGAGGAGACAGGGACCGCGCCAAGCGTCCCCTGATGGGTCAAGCCGCGGCTGAGTTGAGCGACTACGTCGTGGTCACCAGTGACAACCCGCGCAGTGAGGATCCGCTGACCATCATCAACGACGCGATGGTGGGCGTGCGCCGCTTCGACACCAGGAACGTTGTGGAACCGGACCGGGAGAAGGCGATCCGTCTGGCGATCCAGGAAGCGCACGCGGGCGACATCGTGCTATTGGCCGGCAAGGGGCATGAGACTTATCAGGTGCTGCGCGACAGGACGATTGATTTCGACGATCGTGTGGCCGCCCGCCGTGTGCTGGAGAGCTATGGATATGCAGTGAAACCGGAGGCTCACCGATGA